A single genomic interval of Zobellia nedashkovskayae harbors:
- a CDS encoding DUF3108 domain-containing protein has product MKKAFTLLFLLVIFSSHSQNSESAFDPGEWLKFRMHYGFLNASYATLHVKSAVVDDVPVYHVVGRGETTGFASVFFKVDDTYESYFGKEDGKPYKFIRKINEGGYTKDIEINFDHEEEKAVLNDKKHNKKYNFELQDSIQDLISAFYYLRNNYEPSDLVIGEAVNLKMLYDDDGIFNFKLKYLGTEVLKTKFGKVECFKFRPLVQSGRVFKEQESLSLWVSADDNRIPVRIQANLSVGAIKADLDGYNGLKHQFKIIMD; this is encoded by the coding sequence ATGAAAAAAGCATTTACATTACTTTTTCTTCTTGTCATCTTTTCTTCTCATTCGCAGAATAGTGAGTCTGCTTTTGATCCTGGTGAATGGTTGAAATTTAGAATGCATTATGGTTTTCTAAATGCCAGTTATGCAACCTTACATGTAAAGTCTGCCGTGGTAGATGATGTTCCTGTATATCACGTAGTAGGTCGTGGTGAGACCACTGGGTTTGCCAGTGTCTTTTTTAAGGTAGATGATACTTATGAGAGCTATTTTGGAAAGGAAGATGGAAAGCCTTATAAATTTATTAGAAAGATAAATGAGGGTGGGTATACAAAAGACATTGAGATAAATTTTGATCATGAGGAAGAGAAAGCTGTTCTGAACGATAAAAAGCATAACAAAAAATATAATTTTGAACTACAGGACAGCATCCAAGATTTAATATCTGCGTTTTATTATTTGCGAAACAATTATGAGCCTAGCGATTTAGTGATAGGAGAGGCTGTAAATTTGAAGATGTTGTATGATGATGATGGTATTTTTAACTTCAAACTTAAATATTTAGGTACAGAAGTGCTTAAAACTAAGTTCGGTAAGGTAGAATGTTTTAAATTTAGGCCCTTGGTTCAGTCAGGACGTGTTTTTAAGGAACAAGAAAGTCTTTCGCTATGGGTTTCGGCAGATGATAATAGGATACCTGTACGTATACAAGCTAATTTAAGTGTAGGGGCTATAAAGGCAGACCTTGACGGATATAACGGACTGAAACATCAGTTCAAGATAATAATGGATTAA
- a CDS encoding tryptophan 2,3-dioxygenase family protein — translation MRDKERIDSQISKLEEKYKDSGQDLSSYLDGLLYQRYLTYWDYIHLDTLLSLQVPRTYFPDEEIFIMYHQITELYFKLILHEQKQLVDDKSQNIDFFIEKARRINSYFKALISSFGIMIKGMEREQFLQYRMALLPASGFQSAQYRMIEIYATPLENLVHHTERDTFSSENSLEELYEQIYWKKGATDLATGEKTLTLKQFEYRYTPRLIRIAKQVEQSTIYQKYQQLSADKKDNKELIEALKTLDMNANVNWPLMHMGSAHRYLGKDKEQIDATGGTNWKEYLPPSFQKIVFFPGLYSKQELNDWGKEWVDHIFNPDKKQTE, via the coding sequence ATGAGAGATAAAGAGCGAATAGATTCACAAATTTCAAAATTAGAAGAGAAGTATAAAGATTCCGGTCAGGATTTAAGCTCTTATTTAGATGGGCTTCTTTATCAGCGTTACCTTACTTATTGGGATTATATTCATCTTGATACTCTTTTAAGCCTTCAGGTGCCTAGGACCTATTTCCCCGATGAGGAAATTTTTATCATGTACCATCAAATAACTGAGTTGTATTTTAAGCTCATTCTTCATGAGCAAAAACAATTGGTTGATGATAAATCTCAAAACATCGATTTTTTTATAGAAAAAGCAAGACGAATCAATAGCTATTTTAAGGCATTGATATCTTCTTTTGGTATTATGATAAAAGGTATGGAGAGAGAACAGTTTCTTCAATACCGCATGGCGTTGCTTCCGGCGAGTGGTTTTCAGTCGGCTCAATATAGAATGATTGAGATTTATGCTACTCCTTTGGAGAATTTGGTTCACCATACGGAGCGAGATACTTTTTCATCAGAAAATAGTTTGGAGGAGCTTTATGAGCAAATCTATTGGAAGAAAGGTGCGACTGATTTGGCAACAGGTGAAAAGACCTTAACGTTAAAGCAATTTGAGTACAGATATACCCCACGTTTGATACGAATTGCCAAGCAAGTAGAACAAAGTACTATTTATCAAAAATACCAGCAATTATCAGCGGACAAGAAAGATAATAAAGAGTTGATAGAAGCGTTAAAGACTTTGGATATGAATGCCAATGTAAATTGGCCTTTAATGCATATGGGGTCTGCTCATAGATATTTAGGAAAAGATAAGGAGCAGATAGATGCTACAGGAGGAACGAATTGGAAGGAATATTTACCTCCAAGTTTTCAGAAAATCGTGTTTTTCCCTGGATTATATTCAAAACAAGAGTTAAATGATTGGGGAAAAGAATGGGTAGACCATATCTTTAACCCGGATAAGAAACAAACAGAGTAA
- a CDS encoding M23 family metallopeptidase: MNKYWGLLFVILVSISCKHDKPVLKEPVVKQMASIVPDKPVLKQFGFNLDEFTVQLDTVKNGDSFGELMLQNKVDYPKIAKITQEFKDTFDVRRIRVGKPYLILKSKDTTEAAQVFIYENDPINYTVVDLRDTVKAYRDKKEVTYVEREASGVIETSLSQAILDQGIDYTLTNSLSEVYAWTIDFFRLQKGDKFKIIYKEKYINDSIYAGAGEIEAAYFEHSGRPIYAFAYENDSLKNIVDYFDEEANNLRRTFLRAPVQFSRISSRYNLKRKIRYYGNKVRAHMGTDYAAPRGTPILATADGTVTESTRRGGNGKYVKIRHNATYSTQYLHMSKQNVKRGAYVRQGDVIGWIGMTGNTSGPHVCYRFWRNGKQVDPLKEELPLAEPLDETLQPDYFNYVNPIKDQLDCMEYPESPIEEDILAEDLASAEK, from the coding sequence ATGAACAAATATTGGGGCCTTCTTTTCGTTATTTTAGTATCTATTTCTTGTAAGCATGACAAACCTGTCTTAAAAGAGCCGGTTGTTAAGCAGATGGCTTCCATTGTTCCTGATAAACCTGTTCTAAAACAGTTTGGGTTTAATCTAGATGAGTTTACCGTGCAGTTGGATACGGTTAAAAATGGAGATAGTTTTGGAGAGTTAATGCTTCAGAATAAAGTAGACTACCCAAAAATCGCCAAAATTACCCAAGAATTTAAAGATACTTTTGACGTTAGAAGAATTCGTGTGGGTAAACCATATCTTATTTTAAAGTCCAAAGATACTACAGAGGCCGCTCAAGTTTTTATTTATGAAAATGATCCAATTAACTATACTGTAGTTGATTTAAGGGATACTGTTAAAGCTTATAGAGATAAGAAAGAAGTTACTTATGTGGAGCGGGAAGCTTCTGGAGTTATCGAAACTTCTTTGTCTCAGGCAATTTTAGATCAAGGTATAGATTATACCCTTACGAATAGTTTATCTGAAGTATATGCTTGGACAATAGATTTCTTTCGTCTTCAAAAAGGGGACAAGTTCAAGATTATTTATAAAGAAAAGTACATTAATGATTCTATCTACGCGGGAGCAGGTGAGATAGAGGCAGCTTATTTTGAGCATAGCGGAAGGCCTATTTATGCCTTTGCCTATGAGAATGATTCGTTAAAGAATATAGTTGATTATTTTGATGAAGAAGCTAATAACCTTAGAAGAACATTTTTAAGGGCTCCGGTTCAGTTTAGTAGAATTTCTTCAAGGTACAATTTGAAGAGAAAAATCCGTTATTACGGAAACAAAGTAAGAGCTCATATGGGTACGGATTACGCAGCGCCAAGAGGTACGCCTATTTTGGCAACTGCAGATGGTACTGTTACAGAATCTACAAGAAGGGGTGGTAACGGTAAATATGTAAAAATTAGACATAACGCTACATATTCTACGCAATACTTGCACATGAGCAAGCAGAACGTAAAAAGAGGGGCTTATGTAAGACAGGGAGATGTTATCGGTTGGATAGGTATGACCGGGAACACGAGTGGACCTCATGTTTGTTATCGTTTTTGGAGAAATGGAAAACAGGTAGATCCGTTAAAAGAAGAACTTCCATTAGCAGAACCTCTGGACGAGACTTTACAGCCAGATTACTTTAACTATGTTAATCCAATAAAAGATCAGTTAGACTGTATGGAATATCCTGAAAGTCCAATAGAAGAAGATATTCTAGCTGAAGATTTGGCATCCGCAGAAAAATAA
- the pgi gene encoding glucose-6-phosphate isomerase, producing MSLQSTNPTETSAWKKLAQHFENTKEEQLKDLFASDASRAEKFTLKWNDFLVDFSKNRITDETLQLLLQLAKEVNLADAIQKQFGGDEINQTEGRAVLHTALRAKKSDTILVDGENVVEEVYAVKDHIKKFTETIISGSATGYTGKAFTDVVNIGIGGSDLGPAMVTEALKFYKNHLKLHFVSNVDGDHVNEVLKELDPETTLFVVVSKTFTTQETLTNATTIKKWFLKHGTQADIAKHFAAVSTNTEAISEFGIAPENVFPMWDWVGGRFSLWSAVGLSIALAVGFENFDLLLVGANEMDEHFKNTDFEDNLPVVLALLSVWYNNFYGAETEAIIPYAQYLSRFSAYLQQGIMESNGKSVDRNGKRVGYETGTIIWGEPGTNSQHAFFQLIHQGTKLIPVDFIGFKKSLHGDVDHHNKLMANYFAQTEALMNGKTAGQVREELEGKGMAKSEIEKLLTFKVFEGNKPTNTILIDKLSPKSLGSLIALYEHKIFVQGIIWNIFSYDQWGVELGKQLAGTILKDIQGSEIADHDSSTLQLLKYFKG from the coding sequence ATGTCATTACAGAGCACAAATCCTACTGAAACTTCTGCATGGAAGAAACTTGCACAGCATTTTGAAAACACTAAAGAAGAACAGTTAAAAGACCTTTTTGCGTCTGATGCATCTAGGGCGGAAAAATTCACTTTAAAGTGGAATGATTTTTTAGTAGATTTCTCCAAAAATAGAATTACCGACGAAACATTACAGTTGCTTCTTCAATTAGCGAAAGAAGTTAATTTGGCCGATGCAATTCAAAAACAATTTGGCGGAGACGAGATAAACCAGACAGAGGGTCGGGCAGTATTGCATACAGCACTTCGTGCTAAAAAGTCTGACACCATTTTAGTGGACGGTGAAAACGTGGTAGAAGAAGTTTACGCGGTTAAAGACCATATAAAGAAATTTACAGAGACTATTATTTCAGGAAGTGCTACGGGTTATACTGGTAAAGCCTTTACTGATGTAGTGAATATTGGTATTGGAGGGTCGGACTTGGGTCCCGCTATGGTAACCGAAGCTCTAAAATTCTATAAAAACCATCTTAAGCTTCATTTTGTGAGCAATGTGGATGGAGATCATGTGAACGAAGTTTTAAAAGAACTTGATCCAGAAACAACGCTTTTCGTTGTCGTTTCAAAAACATTTACTACACAAGAAACATTAACAAATGCCACGACCATTAAAAAATGGTTTCTAAAACACGGCACACAGGCAGATATAGCCAAACACTTTGCGGCGGTATCTACAAATACAGAAGCCATTTCAGAGTTTGGTATTGCTCCAGAAAATGTATTCCCAATGTGGGATTGGGTGGGCGGTCGCTTTTCTTTATGGAGTGCGGTTGGTTTATCAATAGCATTGGCGGTAGGTTTTGAGAATTTTGATTTACTATTGGTGGGAGCTAATGAAATGGACGAACATTTTAAAAACACCGATTTTGAAGATAATCTTCCTGTAGTATTGGCGCTTTTGAGCGTTTGGTACAATAATTTTTATGGAGCCGAGACCGAAGCTATTATTCCTTACGCCCAATACTTAAGTAGATTTTCAGCCTACTTGCAACAAGGTATTATGGAGAGTAACGGTAAAAGCGTAGACCGAAACGGTAAGCGTGTAGGTTACGAAACGGGTACAATTATTTGGGGCGAGCCGGGCACCAATTCACAACACGCTTTCTTTCAGCTTATTCACCAAGGCACTAAACTGATTCCTGTAGATTTTATTGGGTTTAAAAAATCATTGCATGGTGATGTTGATCATCACAATAAATTAATGGCCAACTATTTTGCCCAGACCGAAGCTTTAATGAACGGAAAGACCGCCGGACAGGTTCGTGAAGAGCTAGAAGGCAAAGGCATGGCTAAAAGTGAAATAGAAAAATTATTAACTTTCAAGGTGTTTGAAGGTAATAAACCTACCAACACTATTCTAATAGATAAGTTGTCACCAAAAAGCCTAGGTAGTTTAATCGCACTTTATGAGCATAAAATATTCGTGCAAGGTATCATTTGGAATATTTTTAGTTATGACCAATGGGGTGTAGAGTTAGGTAAGCAATTAGCAGGCACTATTTTGAAAGATATTCAAGGTTCAGAAATTGCCGATCATGATAGCTCTACTTTACAACTTTTAAAATATTTTAAGGGTTAA
- a CDS encoding TonB-dependent receptor, whose protein sequence is MKKMYFALVLFLMTTMAFSQGTITGTVIDGELNEPLPGASVVIQGTTNGTSTDFDGKFQIEITENAGTLLVSYIGYTSKKVAYTSDGDIGRIVLEPNAQELEGVVVSGVIDIAKDRETPVAVSTIRASEIQEKLGSQELPEILKSTPSIYATKTGGGFGDGRVNVRGFDSRNTAVMVNGIPVNDMENGAVYWSNWAGLGDVTTAMQVQRGLGSSKLAISSVGGTINVITKSTEQEEGGTVTLGGGNDGYLKTTVAYNTGKSDKGFAASILLGRTSGDGYIQGTEFEGYNYFIGLGYEPNEKHNIQFVLTGAPQVHNQRTSSFFNVATLADHLEYGAKYNFNGGTLNGEEFGWRRNFYHKPIVSLTWEWKTSEKSTLSTSAYASFGRGGGTGDIGSGPNFGFASSSRYRIPATGQVDYDLISRFNGGEAVTFYDGNDYQLSANGDGEYITTSFGDGLARRASINSHNWFGVIANFNTQINEKWSYDVGLDLRSYKGIHYRRMDNLLGADGYLDDDNINDPTHVIREGDVIDSDFSSILNVFKSIDDEEKIDYYNDGLVRWTGAFGQLEYTDDVVSAFVQGGISNQGFKRIDYFNYLDSDPLQETDWENILGGNIKGGANFNLNEANNVFFNAGYYSKQPQFDAVYINFQNDLNPDLTNEKILGLEIGYGLNLGDFRAKVNLYRTTWKDRFERVGIETPTGDEGNANINGVEQIHQGIEIEADYRASNVVQFRGMLSLGDWEYAGNAFGQALDDDRNVIDPDVTLFLDGVKVGDAAQFTTNLEMIIRPIEDLKISANLYNASRLYAFLNAEDFDSADNQGSLRLPSYTLFDLGAYYTFGLGGSNKLSIAANVNNLFNTEYIAESLTNTFAESGDTLYEGISTDNKVFFGFGRTFNVSARYSF, encoded by the coding sequence ATGAAAAAGATGTACTTCGCTTTGGTCTTATTTTTAATGACGACCATGGCATTTTCACAAGGAACTATCACAGGTACCGTAATAGACGGTGAGCTTAATGAGCCACTACCTGGTGCTAGTGTGGTAATTCAAGGAACAACTAATGGAACCTCTACTGACTTTGATGGTAAGTTTCAAATCGAAATTACAGAAAATGCAGGAACGCTTTTAGTTTCTTACATTGGGTATACTTCCAAAAAAGTAGCTTACACTAGTGACGGTGATATTGGTAGAATTGTATTGGAGCCAAACGCACAAGAATTAGAAGGTGTAGTAGTAAGTGGTGTGATCGATATAGCTAAGGATAGAGAAACCCCAGTAGCGGTTTCAACTATTAGAGCTTCTGAAATACAAGAAAAATTAGGTTCACAAGAATTACCTGAAATACTTAAATCTACTCCATCTATTTATGCTACCAAAACAGGTGGTGGTTTTGGTGATGGTAGAGTTAACGTAAGAGGTTTTGATTCTAGAAACACTGCTGTAATGGTTAACGGTATTCCTGTTAACGATATGGAAAATGGAGCTGTATACTGGAGTAACTGGGCTGGTTTAGGCGATGTTACTACTGCTATGCAGGTTCAGAGAGGTTTAGGTTCTTCTAAATTGGCAATATCTTCTGTTGGTGGTACCATTAACGTTATTACAAAGTCTACCGAACAAGAAGAAGGTGGTACGGTAACTTTAGGTGGTGGTAATGACGGCTACTTAAAGACTACTGTTGCATACAATACTGGAAAATCTGATAAAGGTTTTGCAGCTTCTATTCTATTGGGTAGAACTTCTGGTGATGGTTATATTCAAGGTACGGAATTTGAAGGTTACAACTATTTCATTGGTTTGGGTTACGAGCCAAACGAGAAACACAACATTCAATTTGTTTTAACAGGTGCTCCTCAAGTTCACAATCAAAGAACATCAAGTTTCTTTAATGTGGCAACTTTAGCAGATCACTTGGAATATGGTGCTAAATACAACTTTAACGGTGGTACTTTGAATGGTGAGGAATTTGGATGGAGAAGAAACTTCTATCATAAGCCTATTGTTTCTTTAACATGGGAATGGAAAACATCTGAAAAATCTACATTATCTACTTCTGCTTACGCATCTTTTGGCCGTGGTGGTGGTACTGGTGATATTGGTTCAGGACCGAACTTTGGTTTTGCTAGTTCTAGCAGATATAGAATTCCTGCAACAGGACAAGTTGATTACGATTTAATCTCTCGTTTTAACGGTGGTGAAGCGGTTACGTTTTACGATGGTAACGATTACCAATTATCTGCAAATGGTGATGGTGAATATATTACAACAAGTTTCGGAGATGGTTTGGCAAGAAGAGCATCTATAAACTCACATAACTGGTTTGGTGTTATTGCTAACTTTAATACTCAGATTAATGAAAAGTGGAGCTATGATGTTGGATTAGATTTAAGAAGCTACAAAGGTATTCACTATAGAAGAATGGATAACTTGTTAGGTGCAGACGGTTATTTGGATGATGACAATATTAATGACCCTACTCATGTTATCCGTGAAGGTGATGTTATAGATTCTGATTTTAGTTCTATCCTAAATGTGTTTAAGAGCATTGATGATGAGGAAAAAATTGACTACTACAATGATGGTCTAGTAAGATGGACTGGTGCTTTCGGACAGTTAGAATATACCGATGATGTGGTATCTGCTTTTGTTCAAGGTGGTATTTCTAATCAAGGGTTTAAGAGAATCGATTATTTCAATTATTTAGATTCTGATCCTTTACAAGAAACAGATTGGGAGAACATCTTAGGAGGGAACATTAAAGGTGGTGCTAACTTTAACCTAAATGAAGCTAACAACGTATTTTTCAACGCTGGTTATTATTCAAAACAACCTCAGTTTGATGCAGTTTATATAAACTTTCAAAATGATTTAAATCCAGATTTGACTAATGAAAAGATTCTTGGTTTAGAAATAGGTTACGGTCTTAATCTTGGTGATTTTAGAGCAAAAGTTAACCTTTACAGAACTACTTGGAAAGATAGATTCGAAAGGGTCGGTATTGAAACCCCAACAGGAGATGAAGGTAACGCGAACATTAACGGTGTTGAACAAATTCACCAAGGTATCGAGATTGAAGCAGATTACCGTGCATCAAATGTTGTACAATTTAGAGGTATGCTTTCTTTAGGTGATTGGGAATATGCAGGTAATGCATTTGGTCAAGCTTTAGATGATGACAGAAATGTTATTGATCCAGATGTAACTTTATTCTTAGATGGTGTTAAAGTTGGAGATGCTGCTCAGTTCACAACTAATTTAGAAATGATCATTAGACCAATAGAAGATCTTAAAATCAGCGCTAATCTTTACAACGCATCTAGATTATATGCATTCTTGAATGCTGAAGATTTTGATTCTGCTGATAATCAAGGTTCATTACGTTTACCTAGTTACACTCTTTTTGACTTAGGTGCTTATTATACTTTTGGTTTAGGAGGAAGCAACAAATTAAGTATTGCTGCTAACGTAAACAACCTTTTTAATACTGAATATATTGCTGAATCTTTAACGAATACGTTTGCAGAAAGTGGAGACACTTTGTACGAAGGAATTTCTACTGATAATAAAGTATTTTTTGGATTTGGAAGAACTTTTAACGTGAGTGCTCGTTATAGTTTCTAA
- a CDS encoding 3-keto-disaccharide hydrolase, whose product MKSALTAVLIIFTSLTFGQQTDLFNGENLEGWTVYGTEKWYVEDGLLVCESGPDEQYGYLGTEEHYKNFELTLDFKQEANGNSGVFIRSTVDGTKVSGWQVEVAPPGNDTGGVYESYGRGWLVKPAPEKDKALKMGEWNTMKIRVNGDQITSWLNGTEMITLTDEIIGAGEGSIALQIHDGGGIKVQWRNIKVTELE is encoded by the coding sequence ATGAAAAGCGCATTAACAGCAGTATTAATTATTTTTACGTCACTTACGTTTGGTCAACAAACAGATCTTTTTAATGGAGAAAACTTAGAAGGTTGGACGGTCTATGGTACCGAGAAATGGTATGTAGAAGATGGTCTTCTAGTATGTGAAAGCGGTCCTGATGAACAGTATGGCTACTTGGGAACTGAGGAGCATTACAAAAACTTTGAATTAACTTTAGATTTCAAGCAGGAAGCCAATGGAAATAGCGGTGTTTTTATTCGTTCAACTGTTGATGGCACCAAAGTTAGTGGTTGGCAAGTAGAGGTAGCTCCTCCAGGAAATGATACCGGCGGTGTGTACGAATCTTATGGTCGTGGTTGGTTGGTCAAGCCTGCCCCTGAAAAAGATAAAGCCCTTAAAATGGGTGAATGGAATACCATGAAAATACGTGTGAATGGCGATCAAATTACGTCTTGGCTAAATGGTACGGAAATGATTACCCTTACTGATGAAATAATAGGTGCGGGCGAAGGCTCTATAGCTCTTCAAATTCATGACGGCGGAGGTATTAAAGTACAATGGAGAAATATTAAAGTTACCGAATTAGAATAG
- a CDS encoding endonuclease/exonuclease/phosphatase family protein — MNFRLIPLFLLLTFWANSQENKSYRIRTIAFYNLENLFDIENDTLIFDDDRTPEGKDHWTLERYNKKLDHLSQVLSEIGSSTSKTSPDIIGICEVENRRVVEDLINHPNLISKGYGIVHYDSPDERGIDVALLYKKSVFLPTSSTSHRLLLINNDDERNYTRDQLIVGGLLDDEQLFFMVNHWPSRSGGEARSKPNRMAAAKLSRRIIDSVQRLDANAKIISMGDFNDDPNNDSFKKILKTIGKPNQLEGQSLYNPMEKLYKQGIGSLAYRDKWNLFDQIFFTENLLHPEEGKYKFWKTKVFNAPYLISKKGQYKGYPQRTYAGGSYTGGYSDHFPVYMYLIKPTSEEETPE; from the coding sequence ATGAATTTTAGACTTATACCGCTTTTTCTTTTACTTACTTTTTGGGCAAATTCGCAGGAAAATAAATCATATCGAATTCGGACTATTGCGTTCTATAATCTGGAGAATCTATTCGATATTGAAAATGACACCCTCATATTTGATGACGATAGAACTCCAGAAGGAAAAGATCATTGGACTTTAGAACGCTACAATAAAAAACTTGACCATCTTTCACAAGTTCTCTCTGAAATTGGATCAAGTACCAGCAAAACTTCTCCTGATATCATTGGTATTTGTGAAGTTGAAAACAGAAGGGTGGTTGAAGACTTAATTAATCACCCCAATTTAATCTCTAAAGGATACGGCATTGTTCATTATGATTCACCAGATGAACGCGGTATAGACGTCGCGCTGCTTTATAAGAAGTCCGTATTTCTGCCCACCTCTTCCACTAGCCATAGATTATTACTTATTAATAACGATGACGAAAGAAATTACACCAGAGACCAGCTTATAGTAGGCGGATTATTAGATGACGAGCAACTATTCTTTATGGTCAACCATTGGCCGTCCCGTAGCGGAGGTGAGGCCAGAAGTAAGCCTAACCGCATGGCGGCTGCAAAACTCAGCAGACGTATTATAGATTCTGTTCAGCGGTTAGATGCCAATGCAAAGATTATTAGTATGGGCGATTTTAACGATGACCCCAACAATGATAGTTTCAAAAAAATTCTAAAAACTATTGGCAAGCCCAACCAATTAGAAGGTCAAAGCCTATATAACCCCATGGAAAAGTTATATAAACAAGGAATAGGCTCTCTCGCTTACCGCGATAAATGGAATTTATTTGATCAGATTTTCTTCACAGAGAATCTTTTGCATCCTGAAGAAGGGAAGTACAAGTTTTGGAAAACCAAGGTTTTTAACGCACCTTATTTAATCTCCAAAAAAGGACAGTACAAAGGATACCCACAAAGAACCTATGCTGGCGGGAGTTATACCGGAGGATATTCTGATCACTTTCCTGTTTATATGTATTTGATTAAACCAACTTCCGAAGAAGAAACTCCCGAGTAA